The segment AAAAAAGAAGAAACGGGATTCCTTTCCCCAAATCCCTACCTGGCTGGAGGGCCATGTCAAAGAACGAAAACAAAAGCGCCTGCCCACCGTGACCCTCTGCTCCTCTGCCGGAAATGAACTGCTGGAAGTGTGGTATTACGGAGAATTGCTCACAGTGAAGGGAGAGTCCCAATCCTATATCATAGATAGAGGCGAGACCCCCGGACTGGTGGCAGCCCGCGACCCAGAGAGCGGCGAGGAGTTCGTCATCTTCGACGGTGGGCAGCATGGTTATGATAATATGTTCTGCGATGAACACAATCCAGCCCAGCTGGCGCATCGCCCCCTCCAGCGGTATGAGATCCCTGCCTCCAAGTTGGTGCTGGAACTGGGCTACAATATCGACTATGAGGATGAAAAAGAGAGCTTCGAGGTAGACGAGGCTGATACCGTGGAACTGGTTAACGGTGAGCGGATGCCCTGGGAGCAGGTCAAACGGGACGGCATTGACTACATTGCACTTTACTATGTGAATGATAAAGGAAAACAGTTGCAGATTCTGGATGCGGAACTGGCATGAGTACAATAGGACTGTTTTGGTAAGAATTTGATGATTACTGGTGTTGATGATGTAAGCCGAGAAAAGAAGTAAGGTGTGTGATCAATGATTACTGGAAAGTATTTGGAGAATCCAGCATTATATAGTCCCGATGAACTCGAACGATTGGACAACCATATCGAAAAATATTTTGGAAAAGCCACAACAGTGGTTCATGAGTTTTTCAGCGAAGATATTCATGTTGATGTCTCCATCATTCCGCCCCATGAGGAACATAACTATTATACTTTGGTAACCACAGGCATGGGTGCGTTTTCGATGAAGATCCCAAGTGAATACCAAGAGGATGGCCTTCCCTCTCGGATAGAACTGATGATGTGCCTTCCGCCTGAGTGGAACCCTGAAAGTAAGGAAAGCCAAGAAAATTGGCCAGTAGAGTTGCTTCGCTATTTAGCGAGGTTTCCAATCATAGAAAGCACTTGGCTGGGCTATGGGCATTCTATTCAAAACGGAACACCATACGCAGACAATACATTGCTGGCAGGGTGTGTTCTTTTAGGCGTACAGGATGCGCCGGAGGGTGCTGCCGTCTGTAAGCTCTCAGATGGAAGTTGGGTCGGTTTTTATCAGGTGATTCCTCTGACAGAGAATGAACTGGAATACAAGATTCAGCATAGTACAGATGAAATGCTGGAATACATGGAAGATGTAGACCATGTTGTATATTTCCAAAGACCGGATACTAATTTTGAATCACATTAGCAGAATAAGGAGAGAAGCAAAATGGAACAGGCATACTGCACCGCAGTTTTCTGGCGCGGCGGAGAAAAGATTGATCTGAATGGACTAAAACCAGATGCGGTACGGTGTCTGTCTGTGACGGGAGAGCGGAAGGTGAATCTGTCCTTCCTGCGAGATTATCCCAATCTGGAGGAACTGACCCTAATGGAAAAATGTGAGGGTGTAGAAGTTCTCTCCGAGCTAAAGCAGCTTCATACACTGTCCCTATGGCTGTCGGCCCCTGTTTCCTGGGACAATGTTTCTCTCCCCGGCCTGCGTGTTCTCCACCTGCGTGGGGAAAAGAATGGCGACATCACCCCGCTTCTCTCCAGCATTACCAATCTCCATTTGGAGGAAATGCGGAAAACGGAAGATCTCACCCCTTTCCTGACTCCGGCGACCCGGCTTCAGAAACTCTATCTCCAGTCACTACCAGCTGTGCAGAAACTACCGGCTCTGGATGGGCTTCCTTCCCTTTATGCCCTGAAACTCTATGAACTGCATAAACTCAGCGATTTGTCCGCCCTCTCTCACAGCCATTTGCGCTACTTTGCCGCCTCTCTGATCGGGGATAAACTCTCCGCCCAGGCGCTGGCAGATGCTGTGCTGGCAATTCCCGGTCTGGAGGCAGCCGCGCTCCAGCTGGTAGACCGCTCCGGGCGGCGCTATGGCAGTATCCAAAAAGCCTTTGCCGCCGCTGGGAAATCCGGATTGCTGCGGGAGGAAATTAGTGCTTTGACCACATGGCTGTCGCTGTAACCTGGGGGTTGGGGCAAGAATGATATGGAACAGTTTTTTGAACATTCCGATTTGGGATTGGGAGCACTGACCTTTCAGAAAGGACCAGGGACCATCCACTGCTGGACTGGAAGAATCGCAGACACAGAGATCCTGTTTTCCATTATTTTGAACACATCTGAACTTCAGTCGGCAAACCTGAATTTTATCCGTTCTGTGCTTCAAAACTGGCGGGAGTATCTTTCAAAAGCGGAGCATGAGATTCAGGCGCAGATTGGTAAAAGCCCTGAGAAGTTTGGATTGCAGCGCGCTCCATTCCCTGAAACGGAGATTCCCGCCGAGCAGCCGCAATTTCTGTTTTATGATGAGACAGAATGGGGCCTGCACTTTGAGATTTGTACCCTTCCTGTGGGGGAGCCATTTGGACTTATGGTTGAGTTTTCAGGGGATACGCCAACGGATGTATATGGCTTGTCGGAAGCGGAAGAAATAGAAGAATAAACGGAATAAGGGGGGGCAGTTGGTGTTGAACTTTGCAGAACAAATCGCAGACGCATTGGACATTTTGAAATTTGACGGAGCCGTACAGGACACTCTGGCGGAACTTCGAGGGAAATGGGGCGCACAGGTCCCGGCGCTGCTGGATGAACGCTTTGATGCCGTTGGCGTTCAATATATGAAACTATCCCATGAAAAAGGGGCGGCGGCGTTGGGGCAGGAGCTGTCTGCCTTCGGCTGGGCACTGTATAACCTGGACGATGAGGACGAGTATCTGTTTGCCTTGATCCCAGAGGAAGAACGCAGCGAATGGGAACGCTACTGCAAAAGGCAGGGGCAATATTGTCACCTGATGAAACAGCAAGGACGAAAATGGGGCGACCATGCCAAGGAGCAGGACCCTGGAAAGCTAATGCCCTGCGAGGAATACATACTTCAGGATGAGTACGATTATTTCTTCAACTCCCTGGCGGGTGATTTTGCGGCGGGCGAATGGAAAAACCAGGATGCAGAAGAATGGAAAAACGGCTGTGTGGCCGATCTGCGCCAGCGTCCGCCCCAGGTGACCCGCGCCCACAGCTTGCCGCACCTTGGGTGCCTCACTTATTCCGCAGAAAATGGACTCTATGCCGCGTCCAGGGCCGCTGGCAGCGGGACTATTGGCCGAGCATTATTGAGCAAGAATCCAGCCACGCTTAACTGGGCCGAACCGTCCCCCATTGGATATGACGGTCCACCCCAGACCCTGTGCTGGGCTGACCATTCCCTCTGGGTGGGTGATCCCACCAACGCTACACGGATTGAACTGACAGACCGGGGCACCTGTCAGGATGTGAAAAACTGGACTCTGCCGGAAGATGGATGGAGCACCAAATACCATTGCGGCATTACGACAGACGGTCTGGGCCGGGTCTACTTTTCCAACGAGTGGTACAAGGGGCAGATTTACCGCTGGGAAAACGGCAAGGTAACAAAACACACCTTCTCTCTGGATGGATACGACCATCTCTCCGAGGCCGTTCCCGTTCCCGGCACAGGCCGCATTACCATGATCCACGCAGTCAGTGGCAAGGGGCGGATGGAAGAATGCCTGCTGGAACTGGACATGGACACCGGGCGATGCCGCATCGCCCCCCTGCCCGGAATGGGCGAGGGGCTGAAACTGCGCTGGTTTACCGGGGACTGGCTGCTGGTGCAGGGAAACGGCGAGATCCTCTCCGATGACTTTGCCCAGCTCATCAATAGGAACACCCGTGAAGTGCTGCGTATCCGTCCAGGAATGTTCGGCGGGGAGAAAATGCAGCACATTGGAATACTCACCGATGGCACGGTGGTCATCGTCACCCGGCGGGATAGGGTTGGGCCGGTATTTCGTTATCCCATCGACTTCTGGGGCTTTCTGCGGACGGTAAACAAGCCCAAAAAGCTGGAATGGCAGGAGTACAAAGAAATGTACCCGAATCTGCCCATCTTCCTACCGCCCAAGGCCACAGAGCGAAAAATCATTCTCAAAAAAGACAGCCTGACCATCCTGGGGTCGGTATTTACGCCGCCGTTTACCCTGTCGCAGCTGGCGGAAAAGTTGGGGCCTGCCCGCATTGTCCTGCAAAATGGAACACGGAAAAGCCCCATGACTGGCCGAGAGAGTCCCTATACCCAGGCACTTGCTTTGTGGGACGAGCTTGGACTCCAGGGCTGGTTAGATGAAGATGAGCAGACCATCAAAACCCTTGGTGTCCGGGTAGCGGCACAGGGAGAGTATGCGGTTCGGCAGACATTTGACGGAACGGTTTGGATCGGGTCCAAGGACTACCGGGAGGCCAGTTGGAAGGATTTCGCCGGATTTGCCCATACCCTCAAATTAGGCGGCTTTACCGTTTATACCCGCTTGCCGGGTCCTGTTCCAGGGGAGCAGTCCGCGCAGAAAGCAAAGCTGGAGGCCCTCTCCGCCATGGTGCAGATCAGCTGGAAAGAGCCAGAGCAAAAGGCGGCGAAAGCGCAGAAATACAAGTTATCCAAGCCGACTGAACCAGTGCTCACCTTTACCAGCTTCAACTTCAAGCTGGCGGTCATGGAAGTCCTGATGTACGAGAAAGGCTTACTGGCTCCTAAACTGGATGCCCATGAGTTTGCCAGAGAGTATAGCCGACGCAAGATCGACATTGACGCGGAAGGGTATGAACCCATCCCAGAGATTCGGAAGTGGCTGGAACAATACCCTGTCCCGGAGCGGCTGGCCCCGGAGGTCACAGAAATCGAGATGGATGGCGGCAGCGAGATTTATACCCAGCTCTGTCCGTTCTGGGATGGCGAGGATGGAGCCTTTGATCTTAATACCATTACTGAGGCGGAACTGCGCCAGTTCCCCAATC is part of the Clostridium sp. M62/1 genome and harbors:
- a CDS encoding DUF6892 domain-containing protein; the encoded protein is MLNFAEQIADALDILKFDGAVQDTLAELRGKWGAQVPALLDERFDAVGVQYMKLSHEKGAAALGQELSAFGWALYNLDDEDEYLFALIPEEERSEWERYCKRQGQYCHLMKQQGRKWGDHAKEQDPGKLMPCEEYILQDEYDYFFNSLAGDFAAGEWKNQDAEEWKNGCVADLRQRPPQVTRAHSLPHLGCLTYSAENGLYAASRAAGSGTIGRALLSKNPATLNWAEPSPIGYDGPPQTLCWADHSLWVGDPTNATRIELTDRGTCQDVKNWTLPEDGWSTKYHCGITTDGLGRVYFSNEWYKGQIYRWENGKVTKHTFSLDGYDHLSEAVPVPGTGRITMIHAVSGKGRMEECLLELDMDTGRCRIAPLPGMGEGLKLRWFTGDWLLVQGNGEILSDDFAQLINRNTREVLRIRPGMFGGEKMQHIGILTDGTVVIVTRRDRVGPVFRYPIDFWGFLRTVNKPKKLEWQEYKEMYPNLPIFLPPKATERKIILKKDSLTILGSVFTPPFTLSQLAEKLGPARIVLQNGTRKSPMTGRESPYTQALALWDELGLQGWLDEDEQTIKTLGVRVAAQGEYAVRQTFDGTVWIGSKDYREASWKDFAGFAHTLKLGGFTVYTRLPGPVPGEQSAQKAKLEALSAMVQISWKEPEQKAAKAQKYKLSKPTEPVLTFTSFNFKLAVMEVLMYEKGLLAPKLDAHEFAREYSRRKIDIDAEGYEPIPEIRKWLEQYPVPERLAPEVTEIEMDGGSEIYTQLCPFWDGEDGAFDLNTITEAELRQFPNLKHITLMSSKPEQVLPVLERCGIKVDLL
- a CDS encoding suppressor of fused domain protein, with the translated sequence MITGKYLENPALYSPDELERLDNHIEKYFGKATTVVHEFFSEDIHVDVSIIPPHEEHNYYTLVTTGMGAFSMKIPSEYQEDGLPSRIELMMCLPPEWNPESKESQENWPVELLRYLARFPIIESTWLGYGHSIQNGTPYADNTLLAGCVLLGVQDAPEGAAVCKLSDGSWVGFYQVIPLTENELEYKIQHSTDEMLEYMEDVDHVVYFQRPDTNFESH